GCactttaaattataagaaatatgtTATATGCAAACTATATCGGTTGCTGTCATTTTTCCATACATACTcaattttttatagatataaattttcattttttttttcatctatcacatttttttttcacaaatcatATTTGCAACAGATACtcataaagaaagaaaaaagagaaaTTAACCTTTATTTCTCCAGATATTTCTTTCTAAAGCTTAATGAAATTTCAATTCACATCTGATAAGATGTTTCAATGATAGTGTTTCAATCAGCCAATACAAGTATCAATTATTCAAAACCTGATTTTAATTAGTTGTGTAAAACTAATGATAAAAGTCTATCAcatagaataaatatgtttaagttTTGTTTACAGCAGTTGTAAGGAAAAATGAAAGCTACCATATACATTTCACAGATTACTATACTTTAACATAGCACTTAATAGATCAGAATCATTataattcacatttatatatCCTAAATGAAAAAATGGCCATGGTTGTATCAATACGATATGAATAATAATACTTACATCAAAAGAGGGTAAATATTGTCTATTTAAAGAAGCTAGCAAAAAATAGGCAGTTTAATAGCTTATAATTTtacaattggccgtttcagaatctaaagcatcatgggtaatttcattgttcgtaccccaaagtgaaaataacgttacgtcattggttgaatttccattgtttataaagttttaaaccaatcaaaacgctttggtgtacgcttttgaaaatattacccaggatgcattagattctgaaacggcgaattgcgATTAGAGAATGCAAATTTTTATCTTGTTACAATATTACTACAACTCTATAGTCTCCTGATTATGTTTAACTCATTTACTACAATACTAAATTACTTTTTCATGATAATAATTCAAACATtcatcttttacaaaacaaagaccatctgtaataataaaaatagaatttttacatatcaaaatataaattattcaaaaacagaaatatcaaattttactcactgtattttttttaaccaataatAATTATCTAATTCTCTATTAGAATTCATCAAAAAcataaatttcttaaaaaatgtgATGACACAATTAGAAATGTAAGGTCACTAAAAACACCAAGATCTATGCAGACAAAATCTGATTGACAGCTTTAACAATACAGTTAGCACTGATTCCAAAACGCTCAATTAACTCTGCTGACTTGCCACTACGGGGAATATCCTGTACAGCTAACTTTTTGACAGTGATGTCACGACATTCACTGACAGCTGAGCATACTGCTTCACCAAGACCACCTATAAAGTAAACaacaataatattatttatataaaaaagatgcatctaaaacttttgttttgattatacCATCTACCTACAGATCGAATGCAACAAACATGCTTCATTTTAGTAAATTCTTAATGTCTTAGTTAATTCTTATGAAACATCTTAGTAAATTCTTATGCTACGTCTTAGTAAATTCTTATGCTACATCTTAGTTAATTCTTATGCTACGTCTTATGAAATTCTTATGCTACGTCTTATGAAATTCTTATGCTACGTCTTAGTAAATTCTTATGCTACGTCTTAGTAAATTCTTATGCTACATCTTAGTAAATTCTTATGCTACGTCTTAAGTAAATTCTTATGCTACGTCTTAGTTAATTCTTATGCTACGTCTTATGAAATTTTTATGCTACGTCTTAGTAAATTCTTATGCTACATCTTAGTAAATTCTTATGCTACGTCTTAGTTAATTCTTATGCAACATCTTCGTAAAGTCTTATGCTACATCTAAGTAAAGTCTTATGCTACGTCTAAGTTAATTCTTATGCTACGTCTTAGTAAATTCTTATGCTACGTCTTAGTTAATTTAAATGCTACGTCTTATGAAATTCTTATGCTACGTCTTAGTTAATTTAAATGCTAGGTCTTAGTAAATTCTTATGCTACGTCTTAGTAAATTCTTATGCTACGTCTTAGTTAATTCTTATGCTACGTCTTATGAAATTCTTATGCTACGTCTTAGTAAATTCTTATGCTACGTCAAAGTTAATTCTTATGCTACGTCTTAGTAAATTCTTATGCTACATCTTAGTAAAGTCTTATGCTATGTCTTAGTTAATTCTTATGCTACatcttagtaattttttttagGTCAAATCCAAGTCATGCACAGTAGCTTTAGAAAGATATTGTGGTGGAATTTATTGGTCTTGGAAAATGTGttgtacagaaaataatatttatctcCTTAACTTAAGTATTGTAAGCATCAATACAAGCTTTCGAATTTGCTCCCTGAAGTCAATGACCAAATGAAGGAACAAacaaaactagatatcattgagatgggagccatctctgtgggccctgCTGTGAATAATGTGTGGTCAAATTTTTTTATCTTTACTATAGGAAATGAGATTGTCtattgaaaccaaagtttttgacattAAACTTTGACCTAGGAAATTGTACATACATTAtaacacaccctctggtgttacttaatatacatgtcaagtatgaactttgaaatcataatggttctcaagATAAAGAGCAGACACGATCTTTATCATAAGTCATGGGGTTTTCTACtgagaaaaaaaagatttgacctcgacctttgacctaggaagttgtacatactttatgacacaccctctggtgatGGTTATTATACGTGTcaaatataaactttgaaatcataaggGTTCTCTAGATTTGGATCAGACACAACTTGTTATgaacggacagactgatcactgtGTGTAGGGTGACCCGCCGTTCAGCTAATGCATTTCTTCAGATGGCATCTCTTGATCTTGAAGAAGTAGAGGTGTCaagtaaattataacaaaacagaagtatgaaaataaatgtttggTGCTTATACTTCTCATCTACACTGTACTTGTATGTAGCAAGACCTGTCACACCATAATTACTTTATATAGCATGTTGTGTGTGTCAACTGTTACCATGACAACAGAGACATTTACTGTCTGATTCCCTCCAGGATTGGAATCAGTCAACTTGCAGTTTGTAAGAATGTATTTATGCTCATGATATGAAAAAGCAGACCTTTTTGAATTGGGGAAACTTTTATTCTAATTCTCCTCTACAATTTTTGTCAAAACTAGATAGCATTCAGATGGGAACTCTCTCTGTGGGCTCTGCTGTGAATAATATGTAGTAAAAAATGTATCTTTACAATAGAACATGGGGTAGTCatttgaaatcaaagttttttaccatgacctttgacctagtaagttgtatataaattatgacacaccctttgttGTTGGTTTATATACTTGTtgagtataaactttgaaatcctaacggttctcaagatatagagtggacacgatctttaccataggacatggggttgtcaactgaaaccaaagtttttgaccttgaacaaTGACCTAGAAGGTTGTTCATAAATTATAACACACcgtctggtgttggttaatatacatgtcaagtataaactttaaaatcgTTACATTTCTCAAGGTATAGAGcagacacaatctttaccatagaaCATGAGGTTGTCAACTGAAacaagtttttgaccttgacctttgacctaggaagttttacatacattatgacacaccctctggtgttggtaaATATACTTGTCAAGTATTAACTTTGAAATCtgaatggttctctagatataaAGTGGACACAATTTGGTATAGACAGACTGACTGATCACTGTGTGCCAATCAACCTAATTATTTGTGAATGATCAGTTTTAATAATTTAAGGCTCACATCCATTTTTCAAGTGtttagaacaaacaaacaaaaaacaaatctgaGTAACAGGCTCATGTATCTAAAAGAATACCCAACTGAATTTCTCCATCCAAGCCTTTAAGACATTTGTATTTTGTAGAACACTAGAATTAGTGATTCACATATacccacaaaataaaaaataatagcaaTGAATCCAAATTACACAGTACATCATTTACTCAAAAAACATTACCAATACTAAGTTATATCTTACCAAATGGATAATGATCCTCTACAGTGATGATCTTTCCACCTGTTGCTCTAGCACACTTGATAATAAGTTCAGCATCTATAGGTTTCACTGTAAATGGATCAACGACTCTGATGTTAATACCATCAATAGCCAGCTTATCTGCAGCTTTCATGGCCTCTTCCAATGTAACACAACAACCAATCACAGTTACTGCATCATTGGCACTCTCTCGTACTATCTGATAACAATAAATTTCAATATAGTTTAGATACAAAATGAGACTATATACAACTGTATCATCAAAAGAGTCCATGTTTTTACATGTACCTGGTCATCATATTTCATAATATTGCTCAAATTCAAACTtcacaataacaaaaaataatctgCAAGACATAAAGCAACCACTGTCAGCCTTTTAGAGAATATAgttcattttgtacataaaatatcAATAGCATGTATTTTGGTACCACTCTtttcattataatttaatttattttaaagtttaatttgtcAGACAAAAACTCATTTGAAAACCCACACATAATTCACATAACCTGATAAATGTACATACAGGCAAACAGTTCtttttaaccctttcaacgctatacacggcatatgccgcgatgacatacGCCGTCCGCCACTGCTGTttgcggcatatgccgcgatgacaacagatttttcataaggactcttaaaccattcggttttcattcgggtcctctgtaatttttccttgtatgaatcgaggatatgcaaggtctcatttgcgcttgaaatcccggcaatttttattgtaaaatcatgaagtagaaggaaaattgaaggaaaataaaaacaaatattttgacaaatgcaaatggcggaaatcggaaacgaagctgtaaatatggaaatatttcagcatttctatggcgaaactgatgacaaggattagttaaaaggtttcttgttatctcaatgtgtttattacattcaattcgtgtgggaaatatgatttgatcgatcattacgagacgtagaaaaaggggggaaaacagAGGTTGACTGAAAAATTTGAGGACGGAGCCACTGATTTGGGCCATGATTACATAATATgttgtgtatggtgcaatacgctacggaatcgagcaattgatgtcttctttattatatgacagataaaaaaacaaaatagatgaagacgaaaagtagtttttattcaaaattcaacacaaatgtaacaaattacaccttttacctgttaattacctgaaaatgcaggtaacctgataaaattttactgaaataactgcctaacattacagttcatactctcctgagcacttttcatgcaataactttttctgtatctcttataataaaaaagatacagcagtctgaaaaggaatatactgttctaatgaatgaacacaaaaaaaatgcagcagcagcagccatttttctatttttttgtgtagcgttgaaagggttaataaTAACATATGTTTACCCAAAGTGATCACACCATCATAAGTCCATTGAAGTTGTTAGAAGTATACTACTCACCTTTCCTTTGCCTACAGCAAATGGTTCTTCATTATCATACAAAACTGCAGAGTTTGGTCTACTAGTTCTGATAAATGTAACACCTTTTGTGTTGGCAGCCAGTTCTACAGCCCTCTCACAGGACACAGCATCACTAGGATAGAATACTGTGGAGCCTGGGATACTTCTAAACATGGATATGTCTTCTAATGCCATCTGAGATGGACCATCTTCACCTGGAACCAGTCAAATTACAAATGTATGTTGATGTGGTTTAAAGCTTATATCACTTATACACAATATCAAAAGTGTTACAAAGGCTTCTAAATTTATTTTGACAAATGTTGTAACAATCTGCAAATTTCCTTTTTTCCCCCTCAAGAATCTGTTAAGATCACAGATGTGGTTTCTCTTGGACATAAACTGATAAAAGTACATTACAAAGTGATTTTGCTAGTTATAATAACATGATTATCTATGTTAACTTCTAATTAAATATAGGATGAGTTCCTTAAAATCGTTTCAGACAAAAATCaaggtgtttttattttaatgttatcattttaaatTAATCTTACCAATAGAGACACCAGCATGTGATCCTACAAAATTGACATTGGTTTGAGATATGGCTCCCATTCTGATTTGATCAAACCCTCTACTCAAGAAACAGGCAAATGTGCTGACAAAAACAACAGCTCTGTCACGACAGGCAACTCCTATACCAGTTCCTATTAGATTTTGTTCAGCGATAAAACATTCAATAAATCGATCTGGGAATGCTTCctgttatagaaaaaaataaaataaaatataaagtgttTTCTCTAACATCAAATAATTACCACCCACCATGCCTTAATTTATTCCTATCAAATAGGGGCGGTTTCATTTAAACATATAAGATACTGAGGGTTTCAAAGTTAAGGATACTCACGGCCAAAATTAATACATTTAGTATAGCCAGAACTTCAACATATAAGATAGTCCCAATTTATTCATATAAGATACCCTGGACTTTCAACATGTATGATACAGATGATCTAAACACACATATAATTTCTAGAGCTTAAACTGAGTCGATACCTAAGATTTTAAAAGCATTCAAAAAATAAAGGTATGGCACCCATGGAACTGGAGATAAATTACTTagaattcattaatattcgttggatactaattttcgagAATTTCATTGGAACagggaaaccacgaatttaaatgtttaatgaattacaaatttcctaaaggaatgtatgcagactttgccaaaatcatgaaataaaatatcaatgaatatgcAAGATtacctcaatccacgaaaattgataccaacgaaaataaatgaatccacagtaaaagaATCAATTCAAAATTGGAGTTTGTATTGACATTATAAATTTACCTTGAATTTGATGGAGAAAGTTGAGTTCTTGACATCCCCATCCATTGCCACTACACGGTCattattttttcctattttgactAAAGCTGTGCCATAGGCTGCTCTGGTGGCTACCTAAAATAAACCAGATAAAAATGTCAATTAATTCACCCTTTTTCATTGGATATTTGAATAAAGGAAAAAGGTTAATTTATATAGACAAAAAATTTATTGTATACGTGTACCAAGTTTCCGTGTTAGTTAATATTCAAACGGTGTCATGCAAATTATTGAGCTGAAAATTTTTCACACAACATTAGTAACCTTAAAATGCTAAGTAAATGGTATATGTGTTATGAAGCAACTCTATAAAATTTCCTTCCAATTATATTTGAAATTGCACAAAATTTGGGGTAAACaaatttgcattgtttaaaagtGTAAAAGTCCTGGTTTTAAAAAGGGAAATGCTTAAAAACAATCTAATCAAATAAGGGACAAGTTTATGACCTAAAataatttaggcaattttcaacaaTCGAAATCATCCCCTGTGGTAGAAATGGGAAATTCCtttgttttgccatttgactGAAAACAAATCTAACAAAAGAATGAAATATGTTTTGCACATAACATATGGTTTCAACAGATTCTGTATGTTCTACACAAAACTCATTACAACTGCTAATGCACATAACCTTTTGTAAGGATGAGACAAACacataatacaaaaacaatagTGAAAGTGAGAAAAGTAGCAAGCAAACTTACTGTTTGACCTTTCTTGTAATTTGGAGGTTCAGATAAAGCCACATTTTTAATACTGACTGCTGGGGCATCATCTACAATAGCAGCAGGTTTTAGTCCATGAGGTCCTTGGTTGGACATGTTATCTTTAATAGCTTTAAGGGCATTAGCTGACTCTTTACCTAGAGCCTTTCCATGCCAATTCATCTGATCTTCAATACctgaaaaattaaatttagtcatttgaacatgttttaCACATAAGATTTTTAGCtaaccttaattttttttcaattaaataattaaCAGATATATTTAAGGGCTATAACCCCTGTAAGGAGTcttctgacaattttggtcaaacaGGTAGAAGGGTAGAGCTTGATATTTCTAACATTTAGTATCAACAGATAttatataacaactaacaaaATGACAAACTGACAAACTGAACAAGGTATTAGTCATAGAGAACTTACATTTCCTGGAGGGGAGTTTAATGCCCCTTTCAACTACTAACTTTGAACTATCTTAGTGGACTAAAactaattatctccccttccagagaaaaaaatatcccaaAATAAACAAGTATTTTTGAAAAAGCTTCAAACAGTATCCTGATAATCAATACAAATCAGTACTGATTGTAGTAATTGAGATAAAATAATTGTTGTAATTTATCTTCAATACTATCTATATGTAATTGGCACTTAAGCACAAAGTCCTATTTTTAACATCTTGGCACTAAGCAGCCTCTAACTTGATTTATTctccttttttaatattttcaatataatgtCAAACTTACCTGGAATACCTTTGCCTTTAAATGTTTTAGCCACAAGACAGGTAGGACGACCAGTTACTGTAGAAGCATCATGGAAAGCTTTACACAGAGACTCAACATCATGTCCATCAACAATATAAGTGTTAAATCTGTTCAAATCAAAAACATTTCAATATCATTATCTCCGTCAACAATAAAGGTGTTAAATCCGATCAAATCAAAAACATTTCAATATCATTATCAACTGGTTATACTATAAATTACAAGATGATTATGTTTTTCCAGATATTTGTATCAATAAAGTGACTAAACAATTAATCAAAAACTCTCTTTGAACAGCCCTGAAAAAAATTCAGTTAGTAATTGTAACCATGTGCTCCACagagcagctttatacgaccgcagaagtcgaaccctgaacatttagggcaaatatggacacaacattcatgcttgaatttggattgcgataaaaattttaacataatatgagtttctgacacaaaacaaatgtcaagatctcaCAAAGCTATTGCGCAGTATTGTACACTTTataaagatttcttcttttaacttgtcaaaaatttgaaatttgagaaaaattgaaaacaactaccaaccccctttttttgcaattagtctaaaacctgacatttttttatacatattatacAAGTAGTttaaaaatcaatcccaaccttcctagaaaaatgcttgttttggcccctttttggcccttaattcctagactatTTGCCCAATAACCCCTTAAAACAAATCCCTTCTACTTATGGTAaaaaacattgtggtacaatttcagaacaattgaaatactaatacacaacttttt
This sequence is a window from Mytilus edulis chromosome 1, xbMytEdul2.2, whole genome shotgun sequence. Protein-coding genes within it:
- the LOC139493649 gene encoding transketolase-like protein 2 produces the protein MSEFHKINRETLQKLKDVANKLRIHSIESTDASNSGHPTSCCSMAEIMSVLFFNTMRYTIAEPRGASNDRFILSKGHAAPILYAAWAEAGLFPTAELLNLRKLDNDLEGHPTPRLNFVDVATGSLGQGLSCAVGMAYMGKYIDKASYRVFCLMGDGESAEGSVWEAMAFASYYKLDNLVAIFDVNRLGQSDPTSLQHEVTTYKARAEAFGFNTYIVDGHDVESLCKAFHDASTVTGRPTCLVAKTFKGKGIPGIEDQMNWHGKALGKESANALKAIKDNMSNQGPHGLKPAAIVDDAPAVSIKNVALSEPPNYKKGQTVATRAAYGTALVKIGKNNDRVVAMDGDVKNSTFSIKFKEAFPDRFIECFIAEQNLIGTGIGVACRDRAVVFVSTFACFLSRGFDQIRMGAISQTNVNFVGSHAGVSIGEDGPSQMALEDISMFRSIPGSTVFYPSDAVSCERAVELAANTKGVTFIRTSRPNSAVLYDNEEPFAVGKGKIVRESANDAVTVIGCCVTLEEAMKAADKLAIDGINIRVVDPFTVKPIDAELIIKCARATGGKIITVEDHYPFGGLGEAVCSAVSECRDITVKKLAVQDIPRSGKSAELIERFGISANCIVKAVNQILSA